Proteins co-encoded in one Setaria viridis chromosome 9, Setaria_viridis_v4.0, whole genome shotgun sequence genomic window:
- the LOC117836262 gene encoding co-chaperone protein p23-1, with the protein MSRHPITKWAQRSDRVFLTIELPDAKDVKLNLKPEGHFNFSAKGSDDLPYELDLELFDAVNVEESKAAVAPRTICYLIKKAESKWWPRLPKKEGKPPVFLKVDWDKWQDEDDEDVGFNDFGDMDFSKLDMGGADDDDIEDDEDDVVESANNDGGAKAEESKGEGAVPAAATAEEAKP; encoded by the exons ATGAG TCGCCATCCCATCACCAAGTGGGCGCAGAGGTCTGACAGGGTGTTCTTGACGATCGAGCTGCCAGATGCCAAGGATGTGAAGCTGAACTTGAAGCCTGAGGGCCATTTCAACTTCTCGGCGAAAGGCTCTGATGACTTGCCCTATGAGTTGGACCTCGAGCTGTTTGATGCTGTTAACGTGGAG GAGAGCAAGGCAGCTGTTGCCCCAAGGACCATATGCTACCTGATCAAGAAAGCTGAGAGCAAGTGGTGGCCAAGGCTGCCGAAAAAGGAGGGCAAGCCACCTGTGTTCTTGAAGGTTGACTGGGACAAATGgcaggatgaggatgatgaggacgtCGGAT TTAATGACTTTGGTGACATGGACTTCTCG AAACTGGACATGGGTggtgctgatgatgatgatattgaggatgatgaagatgatgtggTTGAAAGCGCTAACAACG ATGGTGGTGCTAAGGCAGAGGAGAGCAAGGGGGAGGGAGCAGTTCCAGCAGCCGCCACTGCAGAGGAAGCAAAGCCATGA
- the LOC117840198 gene encoding uncharacterized protein gives MSESMADDVDARAAAAATGDAGRASGLAEGGQPPAVKGGATISVAVVLLAVLVASVAALLVSSVPRAGDGVGEGAVGKGMHGAAGGGAAGEAAAKRAEPVEQALGGDVGIPGFNSRLDAFRAWARLTWMKLRRPRSDEPRYDADAAAGSAGSVAGAAKKSFEMGKETVEQAAATAARATGDAVEATKEKVKGAGSPSSSDSEL, from the exons ATGTCCGAATCCATGGCCGACGACGTCGACGccagggcggcggccgcggcaacGGGcgacgccggccgcgccagcggCCTCGCGGAGGGCGGGCAGCCGCCGGCGGTGAAGGGCGGCGCGACCATATCCGTGGCGGTCGTCCTGCTCGCGGTGCTGGTGGCCTCCGTCGCGGCGCTGCTGGTGTCGTCGGTgccgcgcgccggcgacggAGTCGGCGAGGGCGCCGTCGGCAAGGGGATGcatggggcggcgggcggcggggcggcgggggaaGCCGCGGCGAAGCGCGCCGAGCCTGTCGAGCAAGcgctcggcggcgacgtcggcaTCCCGGGGTTCAACAGCCGGCTGGACGCGTTCCGCGCGTGGGCGAGGCTCACGTGGATGAAGCTCCGGCGGCCGCGCTCCGACGAGCCTCG gtacgacgccgacgccgccgccgggagcgcCGGCTCTGTGGCGGGCGCGGCGAAGAAGAGCTTCGAGATGGGCAAGGAGACGgtggagcaggcggcggcgaccgcggcaAGAGCCACGGGGGACGCCGTGGAGGCGACCAAGGAGAAGGTGAAGGGAGCAggctcgccgtcctcctccgacTCGGAGCTCTGA
- the LOC117835699 gene encoding uncharacterized protein, whose translation MDPCVTPDNGGSGTDGNGGCFAHTLSQRRRLQSSSPTGSQLMSEFDATANGRGSESSSPLSSSTSCDLELDESHNSHNIHRVNPEDSPTPSPVQHLLLVSSVHTQVSTDDDVLVMDGVLVDDGLRTPSSAMRSISSIDNNRHGIRRSVSTSDLIVISSGAQGSSSGRSGGGSSRGSNSRRSGFGGQFYQRREDHRGTQFQRTSRYYELGSSSRRHAQGAGPSNFQQGQQLPPFPSNIQQGQQYTYNNMQLPQYPHHMTPPAYMAPWVAPASPPSYTFAPAMVTIPPAVYYPPYGIRRPGVYPPPGITIRHPDGSPAPPPRRSETPIVIRAPPADEAGTSAPKQTETPPPLPPPEQPETPPPAPEQPEPTSGQESFVLEVLYGPSTSARPRLPVFRDICPDDEAGQAPPPPPCARHGSPLRPVHPRPS comes from the exons ATGGACCCTTGCGTCACCCCCGACAACGGTGGTAGCGGCACCGACGGGAATGGAGGATGCTTTGCGCACACCTTgtcgcagcgccgccgccttcagTCGTCCTCGCCTACGGGCAGCCAGCTCATGTCAGAGTTTGACGCTACTGCTAACGGCAGGGGCTCAGAGTCATCCTCACCATTATCATCCTCCACGAGCTGCGACCTCGAGCTCGACGAGTCCCATAACAGCCACAACATCCACCGGGTAAACCCCGAGGACTCGCCGACACCGAGTCCAGTGCAGCATCTCCTCCTAGTCTCGTCGGTTCACACGCAGGTGTCGACGGATGACGACGTGCTCGTCATGGATGGTGTGCTCGTCGATGACGGACTCCGCACCCCCTCTAGTGCCATGCGCTCAATCTCCTCCATCGACAACAACAGGCACGGCATCAGGCGCTCCGTCTCCACCAGCGACCTTATCGTGATCTCCTCCGGCGCTCAGGGTTCCAGCAGCGgtaggagcggcggcggtagcaGTCGTGGTAGCAACAGCAGGCGCAGCGGCTTCGGTGGTCAG TTTTACCAGAGGAGGGAGGACCATCGTGGGACGCAATTCCAGAGGACCAGCAGATACTACGAG CTGGGTTCCTCGAGCCGCCGGCACGCGCAGGGAGCCGGTCCCTCCAACTTCCAGCAGGGGCAGCAGCTCCCGCCCTTCCCCTCCAACATCCAGCAGGGGCAGCAGTATACATACAACAACATGCAGCTGCCGCAGTACCCCCACCACATGACCCCGCCGGCATACATGGCGCCGTGGGTGGCGCCGGCATCCCCGCCTAGCTACACATTTGCTCCAGCCATGGTGACCATCCCGCCGGCGGTTTACTACCCGCCATACGGCATCAGGAGGCCCGGAGTCTACCCGCCACCCGGGATCACCATCCGCCACCCGGatggctcgccggcgccgccgccgaggcgatCCGAGACGCCGATCGTCATCAGAGCCCCGCCGGCTGACGAAGCAGGCACGTCGGCACCGAAGCAGAcagagacgccgccgccgctgccgccacctgaGCAGCCTGAGacaccgccgccggcacctgAGCAGCCAGAGCCGACCTCGGGGCAGGAATCCTTCGTTTTGGAGGTGCTGTACGGCCCCAGCACCAGCGCCCGCCCCAGGCTGCCCGTGTTCAGGGACATCTGCCCCGACGACGAAGCAGGCCAggcccctcctcccccgccgtgCGCGCGACATGGATCGCCGCTCCGCCCTGTTCATCCCCGCCCATCGTAA